From the Lysobacter soyae genome, the window AGCGCAAACCATCGCGTTCTTGAAGCAATGGGTGCCGGAGCGAGCCTCGCCGATGTGCGGCAACTCCATCTGCCAGGATCGACGTTTCCTGCATCGGGAAATGTCGTCACTCGAACGGTATTTCCACTACCGCAATCTCGATGTGAGCACGCTCAAAGAACTCGCGCGCCGTTGGGCGCCGTCGGTGCTGGCGGGTTTTAGCAAGGAAAGCAAGCACACTGCGTTGAGCGATGTGCATGATTCGATTGAAGAGCTTCGTTATTACAGGACGCGGTTGGCGTCTTTTATGGGTTAAGAGCGGCTCATTCGGGGTTAAGAGCGCCTCATCCGGCGCTTCGCGCCACCTTCTCCACTGCGTGGAGAAGGAATAACTCCTCCCC encodes:
- the orn gene encoding oligoribonuclease is translated as MNTHGDNPAERLIWIDLEMTGLDTDSDSIIEIATVVTDANLNVLAEGPDLAIAHPLAKLEAMDDWNRNQHTKSGLWGRVVEEGVPMAEAEAQTIAFLKQWVPERASPMCGNSICQDRRFLHREMSSLERYFHYRNLDVSTLKELARRWAPSVLAGFSKESKHTALSDVHDSIEELRYYRTRLASFMG